The window GTGTCTTTTTTGTGGAGCAACCATCACCTCCAGAGATCAAACCAAGCCAGTCCAACAAGTAACAGTAGTAGTGCTAAAATAGACATCTTGGGACACACCACTTGTCATACCTTGTTACAGACACAGTATAGCAGAAGAATACAAAATTGTTCATCCTGTCAGTGGAAAATCAAGAGGACACTGTTGGAGAGAACTGTGAAACACAAACACCTCTCCTAGTATTTGAATACAGTAGGATAGATAGCATTACAACCCTAACCCGACAGTGACCTGAATATAATTGAGAGTCTGTGTGACAGACAGAACAAGTCTTCCATGGAGCCATTGCTAGCTGATTTGATTCAACTAGTAGAGGCACTGAAGTCCACGAGGGTCAGCAAACCTGTGTAGCACTTTCTCAATTCAATACACTTCAAACCATTCTGAGGGCAAATGCAAACTCAACTTGCTGTTGGGTCAAGTGCACCTAATAAGGTGGTCACTCAGAATGGAGATATTGTTTGTTGGTGGAAAATATCCACTGACCtacaaaacatcacaaagaaAGGTTTTCTTTTGACAGCACGCTGATCATTTCCAAGAGAGGTAATAATTGTTCTATCTACTGAAGGAGACATGCAATGAATTCAAAGACTGAATAGAAATATGCTGATGATGAAAACAAAGTAACACAATTAGAAGACAACAGGAATGCTGTGGCTTGTGTAGTTTCTCAAAAAGTTGTCTGTTTAGGCAGACATACGCAAGCTCTTTGGTGCACCTTTACTCCACAAGAAGACAGATGAAGCCATGTCTGATCAGGTTTCCTGTAAAAAAATCGTAGTTCAAATCATGACAAAGACCACACTCCATAAGGCCCCTAATGCCACCAAAAGCACAGGCAAGGATCATTGGCATGCTGCAGGCAGATGTGTCAGCTTTGCCAGATGCTGTGGTTTCCGCCACTCCACTGTCCTGACTGCAGGAATGATTTCAGGAGACCAATAGACCATACTACCTGGTCAGATTGTCCTAAGGTGACCACACCAGAACTAGTTCATCTGAGAGATCATCTAATATCTGTAACCCATACTACTGCTGCCTTTAGCACACCTCCTAGATGCAGGACCAAGCAGGCCACATACTGCTGCTGTAGTCCTGACCTTAACCCCCCCAAAGCACCTCTGGTATGCTCAATATTGCAATATCTGGATAAGTGACCCTCTGCCAGCAACTTCAACAAGCCCTTTGGCACAATTGGGATGACATCTCCCAACTGTAGACTCAGCGGCTCACTGGCTTTTTGGGACCAGACGTGGCAAGATGACAGCTTTTAATGTTCACCACTGGTGTGTTGGTACACCTTTGTTTACTTGTTCCCATTTATTACTTCCAACAATGAAGTTTGACATTTCGATCCAATAATAAGTTGTTCCATCCAGCCACTATCAGACTTtatggtttattttatattctgtgttTGGTTTTGTAACAAAATTTCTGCAGTATTTTAAAGACTAGAACTGAAGTGGGTCCATGTCTGACGATGGTGACCACAGACCACTCCTGCTGACATCTCTAAACCCCTGCTGTGCATGTGTGCTGCAAGACAAAGTTCACAAGCCAGATTTGGAGTTGTTTATTCGGAGtttcaatactaaataacaaaagaCAATGTTTTACAACCGAGActcattttacaaaataacaaaaatattcacTGTTGTGGGCAAAGGGAGCATCCATTTCTTCACTCAAAGCCactgaaagaaaagcaaaaaaaagtaaatgctaCAAAACAGGACTATTGAAGCAAAATGTGATTTAATTCTGCTAAAAGACGTTGCTGCATACACTTTAATTatcataatattttatataaatggttACTTATTTCTGACAGAATTTAAGTAAACCCTCCAGTGCACATCTGCAGTTAACCCGTGTGGCCTTCCAAATTAGAGTACAGCTAATTCCACTTGACGTCTTCAGTATGGTGACACAACATGTTGGGAGATCACCGTGGGAATCCCTTATGGGATGGAGTACAAGTTTGTGGAGAAAAAAATCCATCATGGGAGGTGCAAAAGTCCCCACCCTCCTTCATAAATGCTCGATATTTTCCTTCATTTGATAAACTTTGGATCAATTTTACCAAATGCACACCCATCAAAAATCCAAATGGTCTTGACACATGCTGCTCCTCGCTTTTGACGGCCATACTCCGATTCCATCAGCACAAGCctacatacagtacttgtgtATCAGATATTCTATAAAACTCTTCAAGAACACGAAGACGCGTTGTTGTTTCAAAGTGACTTCTCCcagaaagcctttttttttttctttttaaataatgacaGTTTAAATCAAACAAATGATTTCAGTTTATCCTGAAcattcatgaaatttcttctctGGTGGCAAAACTAGTTGAGATGCCTCAGGACTTGTGTCACTCCAAGGCTAACCATTGATTCTCAAGTGGCTACTACTGAACTGTATAGAAAGGATTAAGCTCAGTCATCACTGAAATAACTTACCTGATCATGTTTGCGATGTCCCAGTTAGTTTCACAGGACAGTGGTCCCTCAATTTCCACTCCACTTTCAGTTACCGTTGCAATCTCATACTGCAGAAAAAGTGAGCACACGTCATTAATAGCTGAAGATACTGCTGATTACTGAGGCTTTACACAAATTACAGAATAAAGCAGCGCTCTTCAAACACCACAATTTCAAATGCATGGTCCCCATATTACAAACTTGCGTCATACTTTACAGCTACTTTGTAATATTTGTTAAAGCCTGAAATTCTAATGTAAGATCACTTACTCTGTTATATGAGCGAGCATCTCTGTAATATAGTACTTTCAGGCAACGTTCAACCAGCTCCCGGGCTTCATCTTTACCCATTACAGGTTTGGATTCGAAAGCTTCTCTCATTAAGGgctaaaagacaaaacaaaaaaacaaacacacaccatTAAGTGTGGACAAGCaataactataaaataaaaatgttaaattcaacCTGAGAAAACTGAAAAACTGCTCTTCTCACCCCAAATTACAAAGTAAACTACTGTGCGCTGCAGTCTTGGGCATCAGTGCACACACAAGCCAGCCATTGAACAAGAGCACAAAAAGGAAATGGGGAATGAAAAGGCGCAGGAAGCGGAAGCGTTACTGAAAACTactgcagaaaaaatatttaccctTATTTGAAAAAGGCCCACAATCTGTTTAACCAAAACTTGTGCTGTAAACACCAACTGAATCAGAATTAACTCAAACATGTGATCAAATTAGGCTGGAAGTGTACAACAAATGAAGGCTGTCAGGCTGAACAATGTGCACTACGTGAGTCCTGGGTGGGAGCACACCTACTCCTGCTTCATGTGCCCACTGCAGAGCCTCAACAGCAGTTTAGAAGCCGGCAATATTTGGGGTAAAGGAAGTCGACACCCGCCAAGACTGAGGTCACACCCATTAGTATTTTGGGGAGATCTGTGCTCTGACAGGCTTACCAACTGCAAACTGGTCTTAAGGGGAAGAGCGGGGGAAAAAGAACAAGCCCCTCAAGAATGTactaattaaaattcatttcctcccacagtacaaagacatgcaggttaggtgcattggcaatcctaaattgtccctagtgtgtgcttggtgtgtgtgtgcgccctgcccggggatttgttcctgccttgcgccctgtgctggctggggttggctccagcagacccctgtgaccctgtgttaggatactgactgactgacttttgaaCCGTGACTACCCCTCGGGTGCTTGACTGTGTAGGTGTGCCATGTGTGAGGGCAATGATGCACAATAAGGTGGCTCTGCTTTGTGTTATACTTGGTCCCGAGTggtgaaacatccattaaattaaaGAGGAGGACTGCTGTGGGAACAGGTGCGCTTATCAACCACTGAATCACAGCCTCGATCACTGATACGGTATGTTAAGTTAAAGACTGatgtgtgtagtactagggtgttgtaccgtgttagccattatgaatgtagagaaaagccaagcaaaatgacaccttttattggctaactaaaaagattacaatatgcaagctttcgaggcaactcaggccataTGTAACATTTAGtttgtcaataaaaggtgtcaatttgcttggcttttctttagaCTGATGTGTGGTAATCACTGCAAATCTatgtgtcaatttatttatacaaaacTCGCTTTATGTAATGAAACCCTGTCGTGATGCACCTCTGTCCCCATTTCATGTCTCAGCAGAGCAGAATAAGACAATACAACATGCTGCCGTTACACTGCTAAATGTTATAATGGCAGTATGAATCCACAGTGTTACTTCTAAATGCTATGGAAGAATAGAACTACTCTTAATAGGTTTGCTTGCTAGGTAagaccattttaatttaaaacataattatagTAAGGTAATTTATCATAAAACACAagcttttccaaaataaaatgatgCTTCAGAAGAGAAATTGTGTGTGTAAAAATAATCTAGGGGATACTTTATGTAGGTGGAAGGAGACCATCTATAAATTTGAACTTGTGCACAAAATAGAAGCAACACTTCTGAAAAgtcaacaaaacacaaatacaaattgtCTTGTGTTTCCACGGAGTAATGTAGTGcgaataaagtgttttattacctgAAAACGACGACCGATATGATGGGTGCTGGTTCTGTTATTTCAAATGCGTCTACAATCACCGTGTTCATTTCAGAGAGatggttgtttttttatttggtttttctttcctcctggccatctgaccttacttacCTTTTGCTTTGTACAATGCTGTATAattcactgctcaaaaaaaattaaaggaacactttgtttgaaaacacatcagatctcaatgggaaaaaaaatcctgctggacatctatatgacacccactgcacgcccaatctacctggaaaggggtctctctttgaactgcctttcccaaggtttcttccatttttccctactaggtttttttttggggagtttttccttgtcttcttagagagtcaaggctggggggctgtcaagaggcagggcctgttaaagcccattgcggcacttcctgtgtgattttgggctatacaaaaataaactgtattgtattatattgtatacagatatggactgggtaacgtgttaggaatgaaaggatgccaaatcatttgatggaaatgataataatcaacctacagagggctgaactcaaagacaccccaaaaatcaaagtgaaaaaatgatgtgccaGGCTAGTTCATTTTACCacaatttcattgcagcaactcagtagtttgtatggccccccatgtgcttgtatgcatgcctgacaacatcaggaCATGCTCCTAAtaagatgacggatggtgtcctgggggatctcctcccagatctggaccagggcatcactgaactcctggacagtctgaggtgcaacctggcggcgtcggatggaccgaaacataatgtcccagaggtgttctattggatttaggtcaggcgagcgtggggtacagtcaatggtatcaattccttcatcttccaggaactacctacatactctcgccacatgacgctgggcattgttgtgcaaCAAGAGGAGCCCAGGACCCACGGCACCAGCATTGGGTCTgaaaatgggtccaaggatttcatcccgatacctaatggcagtcaaggtgccattgtctggcctgtagaggtctgtgcatctctccatggatatgcctccccagacaggcagtgagcacaggccccactagaggacgtcaggccctcaggccaccctcatgatctctgtttctgattgtttggtcagagacatccacaccagtggcctgctggaggtcatttcgtagggctctggcagtgctcatcctgttccttgttgcccaaaagagcagatactggtcctgctgataggttaaggaccttctatggccctgtccagctctcctagagtaactgcctgtctcctggaatctcctccatgccgttgagactgtgctggaagacacagcaaaccttctggcaatggaacgtattgatatgccatcctggagaagttggactacctgtgcagcctctatagggtccaggtatcgcctcatgctaattctaataataataataataatttacatttgcatagtgtttttctcactactcaaagtgctctccacacagggagaacccggaaagcgaacccacaatctccttcacagcagcactaccactgcgccacctgtgaagatGCTaatagtagtgacactgaccgtagccaaatgtaaaacaggtttaaaaaacaaaagtccgAAAAgaggaggagggaaaaatgtcagtggcctccacctgttaaaccattgctgttttgGGGTTCGTTTCATTGTTGCCCCTGTTGTTAGTTTCATTGACACCAAAGCAGCTAACACTGATTAACAACCCGCCTCTGCTACtttactgaccagatcaatagcccagaagtttcactgacttgatgttatactctgattaaaaagtgttccttaattttttgagcagtatattactgcctaaaattgtttgtttaatgttaactttctttgtatttactcacataaagcactttgagctacacttttTGGATGAGAATgtgttgtataaataaatgttgttgtcagtAGAGGAGACATATTAGGTATTCGTCCACAATGATTTTACTGGGGAGCAGTGGGTACAAAATTTCAGGATGAGCAGCTCAGCATTCATGGAATTCTGCAACCCAATTAGGCCCTTGTGTCCCTACCGTAGCACACACGAGTTCCGACTGAGAAGCACAAAGCCACGGAGCGTTATAAATTGGCTACCTGTGCCAAGTACAGGGTAGTTGCCAACAAGTTTTGATGTGAGCAAATCAATTACAAGGCACACAAAATACCTCAGATGTATGGTGCGATGAACGGCTCACATCTCTCTATTTGTGCACCAAGTGACGGGTACACAGACTTTGTTAACAGGAAAAGCTGGACATCTACTGTTCTGGAGGTGGTCACTGACGACAAATTAATGGTCAGGGACatttctgttgggttacctggtAGTGCTCATCATAGTGCTGCCTTCACCACATCACATTTGCACGGGtatttgaaaatttaattcaTGTCATGTAacctaaatgcaaaaaaatatttccattgcAGTTTTACCATTGCTTTGACGACTCTCCTGAAAAGCCATCTCAAGCGAGTGTGCTTTCGAAATTCACTTTTccgttagcgtttttttttttgtcttgcaatCTCAAAATGCGCTTTTAGATGGTTAATGGaaatacagaaaaagcaaaaaaaaaaaaaaaaccataagtcACAACATATAAACTCACCTGTGCTAAATAGGCACCAAAACCTGTAGCAATAGTGGGGGCTTCATATGCTACTCCAAGCTTGTCTACATAACCTAAAAAACTAGGgaggaaaaatatataaattgtaaaatatacaACATTTTAAGTTTTAGCATTGTAAATCAATTTTTAAACACTTGGTGCTATGTTcaataaaaagcaacaaaaatgctGTAAATGTCAATAACTATTACAACGCTACAATATTTGTACTGCATCTCAAAAAGAAAGATGTTGTTTATTAAGGTGAggaacattattattttattacctaTATATAACCTTACTGGTTTTCCACATGTGAAATATGTACACTAGATTATCTTAACAACGTATGCTTAAATCATGTCAAATGTATTCATGATACATTTTGTGCGGAGTAAGATTTATGTTTAACTAGAACTAATGCACAGACTGATCCTCCATTCACAAACAAGCTTGCTACGTAACCGATTCTCCCCTTATTGTAATGCCGAGTTCTAATTCAACTTAATCCATACTAGTTAGCCAGAACCTCAAACaactttttggttttcttttaaaactttgaaGAACGCTGGCATCACTGCTGAAACAATGAATGGAAACCATAAGAGCCAAACACaaatcagagagagacagagagaatacTAATTGAATGCAAGCATTCAGAATAATCTTGCAGCACATACTATTAAGAGGGGTGGAAATTTCCAGAGACCGAATGATAGGATATATAATGATACTTGGGCAATAAGAGAACTTTgtgattttcaaaaatgttttaatctaCTGCCTGTCACACCAGAAAACCCCATAACATTATTCACCACATTTTTAACTGTAGAAATTAATTTCAATGATCTTGACATCATCAAACTTTAGGTCTGGATGATTCGCTGTGAGATGAGCCCTTAAGTTTGTGTCATGGTTGTCAGccaatcaaaaaaatatttaatttcagtatGAAGCATTCTATCATTTGAATATATCTGAATGTGCTATTAAGATGTGCTTAGCCATATACACATACGTATAATCCCATATATGGTTCTGCACATGCCTGCCATTACACCATTAAGGTGTTGTTTTCACAATACTATATACCCAGATGTTACAGTTGATTTCAGCCAAGATTTTCTATACAAAAAAATGCTCAACAACAAATaagtgacctgaaggacagaTAGTTGAGAAAACCTTAAATATTAGACTGTAGTGAGCTGGTGGCACATGGTTTCATATGACAATGTGTGTTTCATCTCATTGTTTTCTCCTTTGCAACactgaaaactaaaataaaccCAAACACTCAACTTCTGAACAGATTAGTGTATATTGTAATGTCTATAGTATTAATTAGCAGTATGTCATCCACAGACAGAGTCAAAGCATGTTTGTCTACATTACCATATGGTAgagagaataaaagacaatacttGTCCCAAAAGCTTCAGTGAAAAGTGAAGGGTGCACTTTGTATTGGAATCCGCTCATTTTAGTGATGATGCACGGTCTATGGTGGggttgtcaaactccaggcctgcaGTCCATATTCAGCCCTTGGACCTTTTTAACAGCCTGTGTTTCATCGatattcaaaacatgtcacatatGGCCCACAAGTTAGTTAGTTTCCTCTTTATTGTTAGTTTTATCTGTAGTTAGAATGGAAACTGTAAtgacccaacaagaaaaagtgaaaaaaaggtgACATATCACAATACCATAAAGAATTTGTTTTAGCACAATGCCAAAGATGTGGCAGACTTGATGATGGGGAAAGCAGCCTGACGTCTAACACTGCTGCCATAACACCCACTTTTTAAAGCTCCATAGGTGTCACGAGGGGCCATGCTTCTGTGGCTCACCTGACAGCTACCAATGCCCTGCACAACTCTTCTGGGTTTTCAGCGACTTGATTGTTGcatgtggattaaaaaaaaaaaaaaaaagaatttgcatttccactcgcgtGGTCTGGGTGATCCATCAACATGTTTaaaccatatatatatttttttttttaatatgttatcgTGATGTTGTGAACATTTAGACTCAAACAACTATCTGACTAGCACTTATCTCTATCATGttgttttaacattatttttctgtACTAACGCGGTTTACTCTTAACATCCGATGACAGGGTGGTCTTCTAAACCCCAGGATGCACCATACTTGACTTCACAACTCTCTTTACCCCAATACTATATCAAAGTgtagaacagaagtaatcctatGTTTACGAAAGTCTAATGTCACATGACTGGGGTGGTTTCCTTTTACAGCTTTGCCTAGGGCAGCCTTCCTAACCTGCTGCAATGTCCAAGACAACTTAATAAGATGGAAGGCAGTTTCAAGAGAGACGCAAAGCAGACAATAGAACTGTGACAATACTTATATTTCTTGTGTGGAAAGGATATGTGGTGTTAGTTGTTTGTTAATATATTCTGGCCAGAGCTGGGtatataaagtttgtttttgatCCCCCTGGCCTATGGGATGGTAGaagcaatgcatttcatttggcAAGTTATCAATAAATTCCACTCCCAAAGATAAATACTACTTTATTTTTCCCAAGTGGGAAATCTAACCTGttcagaagctcaagaaataaaacaaacaccatCACCTCTCAAAACACACAAAAGGATtacaaacaagaagaaaatgtctgacttggctaaagataagagagagcagtcacagtgaggcatgatAATGGCATACTGCTGTAGGCATGAAGCAGCCCCAGtggtgtttcttcacacactcaTTTCTTGACTAacagtactcagtgttagtgcacaaaagaaaaaaacagttttccaACATTTGTCCTCAGAGTTATCAACGcaaaattgcagtggaaaataatATTACTTAACTATACCCATTTTATTTAACCCCCTAGCAATAATACAACTATATTTTGATACAGTTAGACTAGATGAGATTTTGGTATcagtatataaatatgtacaatcATTATTCTTCTCTATTAAAGAtaacatttttcatcatttattatATTTCTAACTTGTTTTAATTCAAGTcttcaaaacatccatccatccattgtctcccgcttatccaaaaGTCTTCAAACAGAACTTGAAAAtgccaaatattttaatgttttcacttttcaaGGTTGTGTGGACAATCTGCAAACCAGTCTTAAAAAAATGGTGGTGGTGGAAACACCCAGGCTGTGCAGTGGGGTAACGGTACTAGAACATCAATGCTAAAGAGCAATGCTGATTGCAGGTATGAGAAAAATTCACATTCCGTAAGTGTTTGCCTACCTTTCTCCATTGTAGAAGCCTCCAATGACAATTGTATTCCACAAAGGATTCATCTTGCTTCTCCTATTGTACAGCACACGAGTAAGCCACGAGTGAATGGCTTTAGGACTGTAGCTGTGACCATCACCAAGGAGCTCCTCATCAATACTGGGGGGGGGGAttagacaacaaaaaaaatatatatactgaattcaacaaaaaaaaaggcactgtGAGTCTACTTATGCTTCACATTGACATTTGAAAAAACAAGCACCAAAACTGAATAGCTGTTCTCAGAAACCTTTGAAaaaagggtggggggggggaaaaaaaaaaaaacatggttgattccctgatggcaattaaaatgtcaaaaggaAACCTACAGTCTCAGTCTGATTGTTTGACAGTCATAAGCTAACATTTGACTAAAATGAATGAACCCCTGTGCCCTTTGTAATACTTACACCATCTGTTCAATCACTTGCTTCAAGTATTGGTAGTCAGCATAGTCTCCAGATGCTCCAAGTATAGTGTTGTTATTGACTTTCATGAGACGCGAGATGTTTCTAAATCTTGCCAATGAACCATAAGAGCCAAGCATATCAGCAGCAATGACCACTCCTTTCTCAAACTTCACCCCCAAAACTGATGTCCCAGTTACCATGGGGTTGCTGTAGAATGTGACAAGGAAAAACAGCAGGGTCAAAAAGCAGACATTCTATGTGTTCCACAAAAACATCTTCAAAGCAGCCCTCCAGTACACAACATCTATGGGAATCCACTCAATTAGTAAGATTGTATGATAACCGACATCTGCATTTCTCAAAATGTGTGATCCTAAGATAACTTGTTACATGGACAGAACACCTGGTCAGCCTTAACT of the Erpetoichthys calabaricus chromosome 2, fErpCal1.3, whole genome shotgun sequence genome contains:
- the psmb4 gene encoding proteasome subunit beta type-4 isoform X1, with product MESDQLRMNLWGSGPKPGQFYNFPGQSDYTFPGCGPIRHTLNPMVTGTSVLGVKFEKGVVIAADMLGSYGSLARFRNISRLMKVNNNTILGASGDYADYQYLKQVIEQMVIDEELLGDGHSYSPKAIHSWLTRVLYNRRSKMNPLWNTIVIGGFYNGESFLGYVDKLGVAYEAPTIATGFGAYLAQPLMREAFESKPVMGKDEARELVERCLKVLYYRDARSYNRYEIATVTESGVEIEGPLSCETNWDIANMISGFE
- the psmb4 gene encoding proteasome subunit beta type-4 isoform X2 — protein: METIDIQVSAPAGLPGRESNPMVTGTSVLGVKFEKGVVIAADMLGSYGSLARFRNISRLMKVNNNTILGASGDYADYQYLKQVIEQMVIDEELLGDGHSYSPKAIHSWLTRVLYNRRSKMNPLWNTIVIGGFYNGESFLGYVDKLGVAYEAPTIATGFGAYLAQPLMREAFESKPVMGKDEARELVERCLKVLYYRDARSYNRYEIATVTESGVEIEGPLSCETNWDIANMISGFE